Proteins encoded in a region of the Frondihabitans sp. 762G35 genome:
- a CDS encoding TerC family protein: protein METPFLVWALTIVFVLGLLIFDFYSHVRTPHEPTIRESATWSIVYIGIAVLFGVGVGVTSGWQLGGEYFAGYITEKALSVDNLFVFLIIMTSFAVPRIYQQKVLLVGIAIALVSRGLFIALGVTIIENFSWVFYLFGFLLFWLAYSQVKGGHDEAEEGDSRLIRILRRIVPTSADYDEDRLTTKVDGKRLFTPLFLVMLAIGLTDVLFALDSIPAIFGLTQDAYIVFTANAFSLLGLRQLYFLISGLLERLVYLAQGLAVILAFIGVKLLFHALHVNEVPFINGGRPIEWIPEIPIWFSLGFIVVTILVATVLSLRKSGKDAKRDELAAS from the coding sequence ATGGAGACCCCGTTCCTCGTCTGGGCACTGACGATCGTCTTCGTCCTCGGCCTGCTGATCTTCGACTTCTACAGCCACGTGCGCACCCCGCACGAGCCGACCATCCGCGAGAGCGCGACCTGGTCGATCGTCTACATCGGCATCGCCGTCCTCTTCGGCGTCGGGGTCGGCGTGACGAGCGGCTGGCAGCTCGGCGGCGAGTACTTCGCCGGCTACATCACCGAGAAGGCCCTGAGCGTCGACAACCTCTTCGTCTTCCTCATCATCATGACGAGCTTCGCCGTGCCACGGATCTACCAGCAGAAGGTCCTCCTCGTCGGCATCGCGATCGCCCTCGTCTCCCGCGGGCTCTTCATCGCCCTCGGCGTGACGATCATCGAGAACTTCTCCTGGGTCTTCTACCTGTTCGGCTTCCTCCTCTTCTGGCTCGCCTACAGCCAGGTGAAGGGCGGACACGACGAGGCCGAGGAGGGCGACAGCCGGCTCATCCGCATCCTGCGCCGCATCGTGCCCACGAGCGCCGACTACGACGAGGACCGTCTCACGACCAAGGTCGACGGCAAGCGCCTCTTCACCCCGCTCTTCCTCGTGATGCTCGCCATCGGCCTCACCGACGTGCTCTTCGCCCTCGACTCCATCCCCGCGATCTTCGGCCTCACGCAGGACGCCTACATCGTCTTCACGGCGAACGCCTTCTCGCTCCTCGGCCTCCGCCAGCTCTACTTCCTCATCTCGGGCCTCCTCGAGCGCCTGGTGTACCTCGCGCAGGGCCTCGCCGTGATCCTGGCCTTCATCGGAGTAAAACTGCTCTTCCACGCGTTGCACGTGAACGAAGTACCCTTTATCAACGGCGGTCGCCCCATCGAATGGATCCCCGAGATCCCCATCTGGTTCTCTCTCGGCTTCATCGTGGTCACGATCCTGGTCGCCACCGTCCTCAGTCTCCGCAAGTCGGGCAAGGACGCGAAGCGAGACGAGCTCGCGGCGTCCTAG
- a CDS encoding histidine phosphatase family protein, whose protein sequence is MRLELIRHGQTDWNLNDQLQGSSDIPLNETGREQAHAAAALLAGLSWSAIVSSPLGRARETARIIASDLGIELGDAYPELIERDYASREGTVPTDTIPDEPSGDFLDIEPRESVAARGLGALQDIRDTRLPLDGEDGNIVVVCHGTIIRFTLSAILGREVGHIHNAAANTVEWIDGGWRVLTVNGESVLETA, encoded by the coding sequence ATGCGCCTCGAACTCATCCGCCACGGTCAGACGGACTGGAACCTCAACGATCAGCTCCAGGGGTCGTCCGACATCCCGCTGAACGAGACGGGTCGGGAGCAGGCGCACGCGGCGGCGGCGCTCCTGGCCGGGCTTTCCTGGAGCGCCATCGTCTCCTCCCCCCTCGGGCGTGCCCGCGAGACCGCGCGCATCATCGCCTCCGATCTCGGCATCGAACTCGGCGACGCCTACCCGGAGCTGATCGAGCGCGACTACGCGTCCCGCGAGGGCACCGTGCCGACCGACACGATCCCCGACGAGCCGAGCGGCGACTTCCTCGACATCGAACCCCGCGAGTCGGTCGCCGCTCGGGGCCTCGGCGCCCTGCAGGACATCCGCGACACCCGCCTCCCGCTCGACGGCGAGGACGGCAACATCGTCGTCGTGTGCCACGGCACGATCATCCGCTTCACCCTCTCCGCCATCCTGGGTCGCGAGGTCGGCCACATCCACAACGCCGCAGCCAACACCGTCGAGTGGATCGACGGTGGCTGGCGCGTGCTCACCGTCAACGGCGAGTCCGTCCTCGAGACGGCCTGA
- a CDS encoding PrsW family glutamic-type intramembrane protease yields MRELRQRGYWPPPIWVPGERPTGKWIGRFGGLWIGAASLFFFLFLVLVDGLLLGNTLSITIGLLVGSFGSAVALLYVMAYRIGPRDTLTVPRLLLAATFGGLIAVTLGSTLDILVARATGSPAGQPGTVVLLLAGVTEEFAKIVAVVAVSWRLADRSVRNGLFLGGAVGFGFAAMEDLGYAVRVIDHPLAQLHLDGLQSALLLVPLRAAETPVLHPIFTALLAAAVFAAARNGRFRITGGVVLAYLGVAVAHGLFDGSGSLLLATGNPVLLLLVLVVIPGVIVGSGLVWLRVARRARFAFQLPVAWWLRPPTGEPLPPDPLPEEPPRPEESAPSPAHDLV; encoded by the coding sequence ATGCGGGAACTTCGGCAGCGCGGATACTGGCCACCACCCATCTGGGTTCCCGGAGAACGACCGACCGGCAAGTGGATCGGCCGCTTCGGCGGGCTCTGGATCGGCGCGGCCTCGCTGTTCTTCTTCCTCTTCCTCGTGCTCGTCGACGGTCTCCTCCTCGGGAACACGCTGTCGATCACGATCGGGCTCCTCGTGGGGTCGTTCGGCTCCGCCGTCGCCCTGCTGTACGTGATGGCGTACCGCATCGGGCCCCGTGACACCCTGACCGTTCCGAGGCTCCTGCTGGCCGCCACGTTCGGCGGCCTCATCGCGGTGACGCTGGGCTCGACGCTCGACATCCTCGTCGCTCGGGCGACCGGCAGCCCGGCGGGTCAGCCGGGCACCGTGGTGCTCCTGCTCGCAGGAGTCACGGAGGAGTTCGCGAAGATCGTCGCCGTCGTCGCCGTGTCCTGGCGCCTCGCGGACAGGAGCGTCCGCAACGGGCTGTTCCTCGGCGGCGCCGTGGGCTTCGGGTTCGCGGCGATGGAGGACCTCGGCTACGCCGTCCGCGTGATCGACCACCCGCTGGCGCAGTTGCACCTCGACGGCCTGCAGTCGGCGCTCCTGCTCGTCCCGCTGCGGGCGGCCGAGACACCGGTGCTGCACCCGATCTTCACCGCGCTGCTCGCGGCCGCCGTGTTCGCGGCCGCTCGGAACGGCCGCTTCCGGATCACGGGGGGAGTCGTTCTGGCGTATCTCGGCGTCGCCGTCGCGCACGGCCTCTTCGACGGCTCCGGCAGCCTGCTCCTCGCGACGGGCAACCCGGTGCTGCTGCTCCTGGTCCTCGTCGTCATCCCGGGCGTCATCGTCGGCAGCGGTCTCGTCTGGCTGCGCGTCGCGCGTCGCGCCCGATTCGCCTTCCAGCTGCCGGTCGCCTGGTGGCTCCGGCCGCCGACGGGGGAGCCGCTCCCGCCGGACCCTCTGCCCGAGGAACCGCCCCGACCCGAGGAGTCCGCGCCGTCACCGGCGCACGACCTCGTCTAG